One genomic segment of Brassica napus cultivar Da-Ae chromosome A3, Da-Ae, whole genome shotgun sequence includes these proteins:
- the LOC106434266 gene encoding PH, RCC1 and FYVE domains-containing protein 1-like: MSRNARMTSDLSRAGGPVARDVEQAITALKKGAYLLKYGRRGKPKFCPFRLSNDESVLIWFSGNEEKHLKLSHVSRIISGQRTPIFQRYPRPEKEYQSFSLIYNERSLDVICKDKDEAEVWFSGLKALISRCHQRRWRTESRSDGTPSEATSPRTYTRRSSPLHSPFSSNESFLKDGSNHHRLHSPYESPPKNGIDKAFSDMSLYALPPKGFFPSDPAAISVHSLSSGASDSVHGHMKGMSMDAFRVSLSSAISSSSHGSGHDDGDALGDVFIWGEGIGEGVLGGGSHRVGSSFEIKMDSLVPKALESSIVLDVQNIACGGQHAVLVTKQGETFSWGEESEGRLGHGVDSNVQHPKLIDALGTTNIELVACGEYHSCAVSLSGDLYTWGKGDFGILGHGNEVSHWIPKRVNFLMEGIHVSSIACGPYHTAVVTSAGQLFTFGDGTFGVLGHGDKKSVFIPREVDSLKGLRTVRAACGVWHTAAVVEVMVGSSSSSNCSSGKLFTWGDGDKGRLGHGDKEPKLVPTCVAALVEPNFCQVACGHSLTVALTTSGNVYTMGSPVYGQLGNPHADGKVPARVEGKLHKSFVEEIACGAYHVAVLTAKTEVYTWGKGSNGRLGHGDVDDRNSPTLVESLRDKQVKSIACGSNFTAAVCLHKWASGMDQSMCSGCRQPFNLRRKRHNCYNCGLVFCHSCSSKKSLKACMAPNQNKPFRVCDKCFNKLKKAMEADGSSHSSLSRRESVNQGSDAIDRDDKLDSRSDGQLTRFSLLEPVRQVDNRSKKNKKYEFNSSRVSPVPGSQRGSLNITKSFNPTFGVSKKFFSASVPGSRIASRATSPISRRPSPPRSTTPTPTLSGLITPRIVVDDTKRTNDNVSQEVLMLRSQVENLTRKAQLQEVELERTTKQLKEALAIASEETARCKAAKDVIKSLTAQLKDMAERLPVGSVRTIKSPSHNSFGSSPDYVAPSSNSLNRPNSRGSDPDGPNTIPMFANGASTPVFDGASFRQQANHAAESINRNSTRAKESEARNENEWVEQDEPGVYITLTALPGGARDLKRVRFSRKRFSEKQAEEWWAENRGRVYEQYNVRLVVDKSSVGVGSEDLAH, encoded by the exons ATGTCGAGGAACGCACGGATGACATCGGATCTTAGCAGAGCCGGCGGCCCAGTTGCGAGGGATGTTGAGCAG GCTATCACTGCTCTGAAAAAGGGAGCTTATTTGCTCAAGTATGGAAGAAGGGGAAAGCCCAAGTTCTGTCCGTTTCGCCTTTCTAAT GATGAATCTGTGTTGATATGGTTCTCGGGGAACGAAGAGAAACATTTGAAGCTGAGCCATGTTTCCAGGATCATATCTGGGCAGCGTACT CCTATTTTCCAGAGATATCCACGTCCAGAGAAAGAATATCAATCCTTCTCGCTGATATATAACGAGAGGTCATTGGATgtg ATATGCAAGGATAAAGATGAGGCTGAAGTGTGGTTTAGTGGTTTAAAAGCCTTAATCTCTCGTTGCCATCAACGGAGATGGAGAACCGAATCAAGAAGTGATGGGACTCCATCCGAAGCTACTAGTCCAAGGACATACACCCGGAGAAGCTCCCCTTTGCATTCTCCATTTAGCAGCAATGAAAGTTTCCTGAAG GATGGCTCTAACCACCATCGTCTTCACAGTCCATATGAGAGTCCGCCTAAGAATGGCATTGATAAGGCATTTTCAGACATGTCGTTGTATGCACTTCCTCCAAAaggattttttccctcagatcCGGCAGCTATTTCGGTTCACTCTTTGTCATCTGGAGCCTCTGATTCGGTACATGGTCATATGAAAGGTATGAGTATGGATGCTTTTAGAGTTAGTCTGTCAAGTGCGATCAGTTCTTCGAGCCATGGTTCTGGTCATGATGATGGAGATGCGTTGGGAGACGTTTTCATTTGGGGAGAAGGAATAGGTGAAGGTGTTTTAGGTGGTGGAAGCCATAGAGTTGGAAGTTCGTTTGAGATCAAAATGGATTCCTTAGTGCCAAAAGCTTTAGAATCTTCTATAGTACTTGATGTCCAGAATATTGCTTGTGGTGGACAGCATGCTGTCCTTGTCACAAAACAAGGAGAAACTTTTTCTTGGGGAGAGGAATCAGAGGGTAGACTTGGCCATGGTGTAGATTCTAATGTTCAACATCCGAAGCTTATTGATGCACTCGGTACCACAAATATTGAGCTTGTAGCATGTGGCGAATACCATAGCTGTGCAGTTTCTCTATCGGGGGATTTGTATACCTGGGGTAAAGGAGATTTTGGTATTCTGGGACATGGAAATGAAGTTAGTCACTGGATCCCGAAAAGAGTGAACTTTCTTATGGAAGGGATACATGTATCATCCATCGCCTGTGGACCTTACCACACAGCTGTTGTGACTTCTGCTGGGCAGTTGTTCACTTTTGGTGATGGGACCTTTGGTGTTTTAGGACATGGAGACAAGAAAAGTGTTTTCATACCTAGAGAGGTAGACTCTTTGAAAGGTCTTCGCACTGTCAGGGCAGCCTGCGGTGTATGGCACACAGCCGCAGTTGTAGAAGTCATGGTTGGAAGCTCGAGTTCTAGTAACTGCTCCTCAGGAAAGCTCTTTACATGGGGTGATGGTGACAAGGGTCGTCTTGGGCACGGTGACAAAGAACCAAAACTTGTGCCTACCTGTGTCGCAGCTCTTGTAGAACCCAATTTTTGTCAAGTTGCGTGTGGACATAGCCTAACAGTTGCCCTAACAACATCGGGCAATGTCTATACTATGGGTAGCCCTGTTTATGGTCAGCTTGGAAACCCACATGCTGATGGAAAGGTACCAGCTCGTGTTGAAGGTAAACTTCACAAGAGTTTTGTCGAAGAAATTGCTTGCGGTGCTTATCATGTTGCAGTTTTAACTGCAAAGACTGAGGTTTACACATGGGGAAAAGGATCAAATGGTAGACTTGGCCATGGGGATGTAGATGATAGAAATTCACCAACATTGGTTGAGTCGCTTAGGGATAAACAGGTGAAAAGTATTGCATGTGGTTCTAACTTTACCGCGGCTGTCTGCCTACATAAGTGGGCATCAGGGATGGACCAGTCCATGTGTTCAGGTTGCCGTCAGCCTTTCAATTTAAGGAGAAAGCGACACAACTGCTATAACTGTGGACTTGTGTTCTGCCACTCTTGCAGTAGTAAAAAGTCCCTGAAGGCGTGTATGGCACCCAACCAGAACAAACCATTTCGAGTGTGTGACAAGTGTTTTAACAAATTGAAAAAGGCCATGGAAGCTGATGGATCGTCTCATTCTTCTTTGAGTCGAAGAGAAAGTGTCAACCAGGGGTCAGATGCAATTGACAGAGATGACAAGTTGGATTCTAGATCCGACGGACAGTTAACTAGATTCTCATTGTTGGAGCCCGTGAGGCAAGTGGACAACCGATCCAAGAAGAATAAGAAATACGAGTTTAACAGTAGTCGTGTCTCACCAGTACCAGGCTCTCAGCGGGGTTCACTGAACATAACCAAGTCTTTTAATCCAACTTTTGGAGTATCAAAGAAATTCTTTTCAGCGTCTGTTCCAGGCTCCCGAATTGCGTCTCGTGCAACTTCACCAATATCAAGACGTCCAAGCCCACCTCGCTCAACAACGCCAACTCCAACTCTTTCGGGGCTAATTACACCGAGAATTGTCGTGGATGATACCAAGAGAACCAATGATAACGTAAGCCAGGAGGTGCTTATGCTAAGATCACAA GTTGAAAATCTTACACGGAAGGCACAGCTTCAAGAAGTTGAACTAGAAAGAACAACCAAACAGCTAAAGGAAGCACTAGCAATAGCTAGCGAAGAAACAGCGAGATGCAAGGCAGCGAAAGATGTGATTAAATCACTTACTGCTCAG TTGAAAGACATGGCCGAAAGGTTACCTGTTGGATCAGTCCGGACAATCAAGTCTCCTTCTCATAATTCGTTTGGTTCAAGTCCTGATTACGTTGCCCCTTCTTCTAACTCCTTAAACCGCCCAAACAGTCGAGGAAGTGATCCTGATGGTCCAAACACCATCCCAATGTTTGCTAACGGGGCCAGCACGCCTGTTTTCGATGGTGCAAGTTTTCGACAGCAAGCGAATCATGCTGCTGAATCAATAAATAGAAACAGCACACGAGCAAAAGAAAGTGAAGCTCGTAATGAAAATGAATGGGTTGAACAAGATGAACCTGGTGTGTACATCACTCTCACTGCCTTACCGGGAGGTGCTAGGGATCTCAAACGCGTCCGTTTCAG CCGAAAGAGGTTTAGCGAGAAACAAGCAGAAGAGTGGTGGGCAGAGAATAGAGGACGAGTTTACGAACAATACAATGTACGCCTAGTCGTTGACAAATCCAGTGTCGGTGTAGGAAGTGAAGACTTGGCTCATTGA
- the LOC106434323 gene encoding uncharacterized protein LOC106434323, with product MEKRRENAGWTPVPQFGGWDQKGIDATDYSVVFTKARANRKLNKADVSHSLGSEQELMASARRHHYQQHLNNRRETQDDDPVMKKKRILTYINCCIRPN from the exons ATGGAAAAGAGAAGAGAG AATGCTGGATGGACTCCAGTGCCACAGTTCGGAGGGTGGGACCAAAAAGGAATAGACGCAACAGACTACTCGGTTGTGTTTACTAAAGCTCGCGCTAACAGGAAGCTGAACAAAGCTGATGTCTCACATTCTTTGGGAAGCGAACAAGAACTCATGGCAAGTGCTCGTCGTCACCACTACCAGCAACATCTTAACAATCGCCGCGAAACTCAAGATGATGACCCTGTCATG aagaagaagaggatctTGACCTACATCAATTGTTGCATCAGACCAAACTAG
- the LOC106434330 gene encoding mechanosensitive ion channel protein 9-like, whose product MSNRIANVSVEGDIGMSERRTSNEGEVVINVSEGSRDQSAAPSKVAESDAGTVKPDPLIIPPPESYKFSGSTHKPPKVPTEGLTRRKSLARSVYSKPNSRFGQQQSYRYDKSTIVEENGGTLREHFGAASFSRNSFNRASPNNNSNRSVRSNAALSKVAEEETDENEEIYEKVKLHRVKRGGMKPLALLEFLLFLVILCTLVVSLTIDKVKEHSIWGLEVWKWCVLVMVTFSGMLVTNWFMHLAVFIIEKNYLLRKKVLYFVHGLKKNVQVFIWFSLVLVAWVFLFDHDEKRSRKATKFLDFITWTIVSLLVGSIIFLVKTFALKILASKFNVRNFFERIQESVFHQYVLQTLSGPPLIEEAESVGRVPSTGHLSFTSTKNGTVKGKKVLDMGKVHKMKQEKVSAWTMRVLIEAVGASGLSTISNTLDECSNQKEKADKEITNEMEAVAAAYDIFNNVAQPDHNYIEEDDLLRFMIKEEVDLVLPLIEGGETGKITRNAFTDWVINVYTSRKALGHSLNDTKTAVRQVDKLITGVLSVITFIIWLVLLDIATTKFLVVFSSQFVGLAFMIGSTCKNIFESFVFVFVMHPYDVGDRCVVDGVLLLVEEIDLLTTVFLKLDNEKVFYPNAILISKPISNMYRSPDMGDSIEFSIAFSTPAAKIATLKEKVAEFLVQNPQNWYPEPLLMVKAIENVNKLNLNLLVTHTMNFQNFGEKNLRRTGLIIALKRILEELEIDYTLLSQEVHLTGHK is encoded by the exons ATGTCAAACCGCATTGCAAACGTATCGGTTGAAGGTGACATAGGGATGTCAGAGAGGAGAACTAGCAACGAAGGAGAAGTCGTTATCAATGTTTCAGAAGGGTCAAGAGACCAATCAGCAGCTCCTTCCAAGGTAGCTGAGTCAGATGCGGGGACCGTGAAACCAGATCCCTTAATCATCCCACCTCCTGAAAGCTATAAGTTCTCTGGCAGCACTCATAAGCCGCCTAAAGTTCCAACTGAAGGTCTAACTCGGAGGAAATCTCTTGCGAGGTCAGTTTACTCCAAGCCCAACTCAAGGTTTGGGCAACAACAGTCCTATCGGTACGATAAAAGTACTATTGTTGAGGAAAATGGTGGAACCCTTAGGGAACATTTTGGAGCTGCCTCGTTTTCAAGGAACTCTTTTAATAGAGCTTCCCCTAATAACAATTCGAATAGGAGTGTTCGCTCAAATGCTGCCCTGAGTAAAGTTGCTGAGGAGGAAACCGATGAAAATGAGGAAATCTACGAAAAGGTTAAGCTGCACCGAGTGAAGCGTGGTGGAATGAAACCTCTGGCTCTCCTTGAGTTTCTACTTTTTTTAGTCATTCTTTGTACTTTGGTCGTGAGTTTAACAATTGATAAGGTGAAGGAGCATTCCATTTGGGGATTGGAAGTTTGGAAATGGTGTGTTCTTGTGATGGTGACTTTTAGCGGCATGTTGGTGACGAACTGGTTCATGCATTTAGCGGTGTTCATCATAGAGAAGAACTATCTCCTACGTAAGAAAGTGTTGTATTTTGTGCATGGTTTGAAGAAGAATGTTCAAGTCTTCATTTGGTTCAGCTTGGTTCTTGTTGCTTGGGTCTTTCTCTTCGACCATGACGAGAAACGCTCTCGTAAGGCCACCAAGTTTCTCGACTTCATAACATGGACTATCGTCTCCCTTCTGGTCGGGTCAATCATTTTCTTGGTGAAGACATTTGCCTTGAAAATCCTTGCTTCAAAGTTCAACGTCAGAAACTTCTTCGAGAGGATTCAAGAGTCTGTCTTCCACCAGTACGTTCTCCAGACACTCTCCGGACCTCCGCTTATAGAAGAGGCGGAGAGCGTTGGGCGCGTGCCGAGTACGGGCCATCTTAGTTTCACGAGCACCAAGAATGGAACGGTGAAAGGGAAAAAAGTGCTTGATATGGGAAAGGTTCACAAGATGAAACAAGAGAAGGTCTCTGCTTGGACAATGCGAGTTTTGATTGAAGCGGTTGGAGCTTCAGGTCTCTCGACCATATCCAACACTTTGGATGAGTGTAGCAATCAGAAAGAGAAAGCTGATAAAGAGATAACTAACGAGATGGAGGCTGTGGCTGCTGCTTATGATATTTTCAATAATGTTGCTCAGCCAGACCACAA TTATATAGAGGAAGATGACTTATTGAGGTTCATGATTAAGGAAGAGGTAGACCTTGTACTACCATTAATAGAAGGTGGTGAGACCGGAAAAATCACACGCAACGCTTTTACAGATTGGGTG ATTAACGTTTACACAAGTCGGAAAGCATTAGGACATTCACTGAACGACACAAAAACCGCGGTTAGACAAGTGGACAAACTTATAACCGGAGTCTTATCCGTCATCACTTTCATCATTTGGTTGGTGCTTCTAGATATAGCAACAACCAAGTTCTTGGTGGTCTTCTCCTCACAATTCGTGGGTCTTGCTTTCATGATCGGAAGCACTTGCAAGAATATCTTTGAGTCCTTTGTGTTTGTCTTCGTGATGCACCCTTATGACGTAGGTGATCGTTGCGTTGTCGACGGTGTACTG TTGCTGGTTGAAGAAATAGATCTTTTAACTACTGTGTTCCTCAAGCTTGACAACGAGAAAGTGTTCTATCCAAATGCGATTTTAATCTCGAAACCAATAAGCAATATGTACAGAAGTCCAGACATGGGAGATTCAATAGAATTCTCCATTGCATTCTCAACGCCTGCCGCGAAAATTGCCACTCTCAAGGAAAAAGTAGCAGA GTTCTTGGTGCAGAACCCACAAAACTGGTATCCAGAACCATTGTTGATGGTGAAGGCGATTGAGAATGTGAACAAGCTGAATTTGAATCTGCTAGTAACACACACCATGAACTTCCAAAACTTCGGAGAGAAGAATCTCAGAAGAACCGGGCTGATCATCGCTCTTAAGCGAATACTTGAGGAGCTTGAGATCGATTACACCCTTCTTTCTCAAGAAGTTCACCTCACCGGTCACAAATGA
- the LOC106434281 gene encoding rhodanese-like/PpiC domain-containing protein 12, chloroplastic, whose product MLRVTGSLSAVSSPAAVTFSAALRLSVAHTLAFSSPPPHPRCLSTFSRSLIGRRISSLRPRVPSMYPIRLSGFSALKARASFSSSGSSSPSREILVQHVLVKEGDSELFAELQKRILDGEDMSDLAAEYSICPSKKDGGILGWVKLGQMVPEFEEAAFKAEPNHVVRCKTQFGWHLLQVLSEREPVKDIQVEELHSKMQDPVFMEEAQLIDVREPDEIATASLPGFKVFPLRQFGTWAPDITSKLNPEKDTFVLCKVGGRSMQVANWLQSQGFKSVYNVAGGIQAYSLKVDPSIPTY is encoded by the exons ATGTTAAGAGTAACCGGAAGTCTCTCAGCGGTATCATCTCCGGCGGCGGTAACTTTCTCCGCCGCACTGAGACTCTCCGTTGCCCACACTCTCGCTTTCTCATCTCCTCCTCCACATCCCCGCTGCCTCTCCACGTTCTCTCGTTCACTTATCGGCAGACGCATCTCTTCGCTCCGACCACGCGTTCCTTCAATGTACCCGATTAGGCTCTCTGGCTTCTCGGCTCTCAAAGCGAGAG CTTCGTTTAGCAGTAGTGGGAGTAGTAGTCCAAGCAGAGAGATTCTGGTGCAGCATGTGCTTGTTAAGGAGGGTGATTCTGAGCTCTTTGCTGAACTCCAGAAGCGAATCTTGGATG GAGAGGATATGAGTGATCTTGCAGCTGAGTACTCGATTTGTCCATCCAAGAAGGATGGTGGTATACTTGGATGGGTGAAATTGGGTCAAATG GTACCAGAGTTTGAGGAAGCTGCGTTTAAAGCAGAGCCGAATCATGTGGTCAGGTGTAAAACCCAATTTGGCTGGCACTTATTGCAAGTTCTATCTGAGAG GGAACCTGTGAAAGACATCCAGGTGGAGGAGCTGCATTCCAAAATGCAAGATCCAGTTTTCATGGAAGAGGCTCAGTTAATTGATGTCAGAGAACCTGACGAGAT AGCCACAGCATCCTTGCCAGGATTTAAAGTGTTCCCGCTCCGCCAATTCGGAACATGGGCACCAGACATCACTTCAAAGCTGAACCCTGAGAAGGATACATTCGTCCTG TGTAAGGTTGGTGGCAGGTCGATGCAGGTTGCGAACTGGCTGCAGTCTCAG GGCTTCAAGAGTGTGTACAATGTGGCTGGTGGAATACAAGCCTATTCCCTCAAGGTTGACCCATCAATTCCTACTTACTGA
- the BNAA03G07590D gene encoding uncharacterized protein BNAA03G07590D gives MSSVTAIVDEQQVVEAIQDLALQDQGKEKIQEETHELNFGNHGGCCAICLNAIPLQETAMVKGCEHTYCVTCILRWASCKESPTCPQCKHPFDFLSVHRTLDGSIEDFLFEESVCLLLRASWFIPLDVMVEQASYSYGYHHDDFDIPCDYDEDDDLDEFYMHGSGLRIGNRRWGDNGFVRSGRQEARPVKKHSGSGSSSSSSSGSSSCEPKDKQVKTTNTTGRRAKRAMKREAANKAAEVASAAKHEAHLVRLGRK, from the exons ATGAGTTCTGTTACAGCGATCGTGGATGAGCAGCAAGTGGTCGAAGCTATTCAGGATTTGGCTCTTCAAGATCAG GGCAAAGAGAAGATCCAGGAAGAGACCCATGAGCTCAATTTCGGAAACCATGGCGGCTGTTGTGCGATATGCTTGAATGCAATTCCTCTTCAAGAGACTGCTATGGTCAAAGGCTGTGAACATACTTACTG TGTGACATGCATACTTCGTTGGGCGAGTTGCAAAGAGAGTCCTACATGCCCGCAATGTAAGCATCCATTTGATTTCCTCAGTGTCCACCGGACTCTTGATGGCAG CATTGAAGATTTTTTGTTTGAGGAGAGCGTGTGCCTTCTCCTGAGAGCCTCATGGTTTATACCGTTGGATGTGATGGTGGAACAGGCGTCATACAGCTACGGATACCACCATGATGATTTCGACATTCCTTGTGACTACGATGAAGATGATGACCTTGACGAGTTTTATATGCACGGGTCAGGTCTTCGCATTGGAAACCGGAGATGGGGTGACAATGGTTTTGTCAGATCCGGGCGTCAAGAAGCCAGGCCAGTCAAGAAACACAGTGGTTCTGGTTCTAGCTCTAGTTCCAGTTCTGGGTCGTCGTCATGTGAGCCTAAGGATAAGCAGGTGAAGACTACAAATACAACTGGAAGACGTGCAAAGAGGGCGATGAAGCGGGAGGCTGCTAACAAAGCAGCTGAAGTAGCTTCAGCAGCAAAGCACGAGGCTCATTTGGTTAGGTTGGGAAGGAAGTGA
- the LOC106434272 gene encoding polyadenylate-binding protein RBP47B': MAMMMPPQQQGGYHHPQTLEEVRTLWIGDLQYWVDENYLTSCFSQTGELVSVKVIRNKITGQPEGYGFIEFVSHAAAERTLQTYNGTLMPGTEVAFRLNWASFGSGQKVDAGPDHSIFVGDLAPDVTDYLLHETFRVHYSSVRGAKVVTDPSTGRSKGYGFVKFADESERNKAMSEMNGLYCSTRPMRISVATPRKTVGVQQQYVTKAAYPVPVPVPSAAAAPAYVAQPAQVLAPENDITCTTVLIANLDPNVTEEELKKAFSPLGEVIYVNIPATKGYGYVQFKTRPSAEEAIQKMQGHVIGQQAIRISWSKNPGQDGYVTQADPSQWNGYYGYGQGYEAYAYGAAQDPSVYAYGGYGYPQYPQQGEATEEVTNSAAGGVAGAEQELYDPMATPDVEKLNAVSLSVHANAILGRLLWQRTSALSSQLGK, translated from the exons ATGGCGATGATGATGCCTCCGCAGCAGCAAGGAGGGTATCACCATCCGCAGACGCTTGAAGAAGTACGAACCCTTTGGATTGGAGATTTGCAGTACTGGGTCGACGAGAATTATCTCACTTCCTGCTTCTCCCAAACCGGCGAG CTCGTTTCTGTTAAGGTAATACGTAACAAGATCACAGGCCAGCCAGAAGGGTACGGTTTCATAGAGTTTGTATCCCACGCAGCAGCAGAGAGAACGCTTCAGACGTATAATGGGACACTGATGCCTGGAACGGAAGTAGCTTTCCGCTTAAACTGGGCTTCTTTTGGTTCTGGCCAGAAAGTAGATGCTGGACCCGATCAttctatctttgttggagacttAGCGCCAGATGTTACTGATTATCTCCTTCACGAGACATTCCGTGTTCACTACTCTTCCGTTAGAGGTGCCAAGGTTGTTACTGATCCAAGTACCGGACGTTCGAAAGGTTACGGGTTTGTTAAGTTTGCTGACGAAAGTGAAAGGAACAAAGCGATGTCTGAAATGAATGGTTTGTATTGCTCAACAAGGCCTATGCGTATCAGCGTGGCAACGCCTAGAAAAACCGTTGGGGTTCAGCAACAGTATGTCACCAAAG CTGCTTATCCGGTTCCAGTACCAGTCCCATCTGCAGCTGCTGCTCCAGCATACGTTGCTCAACCAGCGCAGGTGCTTGCACCTGAAAATGACATCACCTGTACGACG GTTTTGATTGCAAATCTGGACCCGAATGTTACAGAGGAAGAGCTGAAGAAAGCATTCTCGCCATTAGGAGAGGTTATTTATGTCAACATACCTGCAACAAAAGGATACGGTTATGTTCAATTCAAGACCAG GCCTTCTGCTGAAGAAGCCATTCAAAAAATGCAGGGACATGTGATTGGTCAACAAGCAATTCGCATCTCTTGGAGTAAAAATCCAGGACAG GATGGTTACGTCACACAAGCAGATCCAAGTCAATGGAATGGGTACTATGGTTACGGACAAGGCTATGAAGCCTATGCTTATGGGGCAGCTCAAGACCCATCCGTGTATGCATACGGTGGATACGGCTATCCTCAGTATCCGCAACAG GGAGAGGCTACAGAAGAAGTTACAAACTCTGCGGCTGGTGGAGTTGCTGGGGCAGAACAAGAGTTATATGATCCTATGGCCACTCCTGATGTAGAAAA GTTAAATGCAGTTTCCCTTTCGGTTCACGCAAATGCCATATTAGGACGGCTACTGTGGCAGCGTACCTCAGCACTCTCATCACAATTGGGAAAATGA
- the LOC106434313 gene encoding elongation factor 1-beta 2, producing the protein MAVTFSDLHTEQGVKSVEDHLTGKTYISGDQLSVDDVKVYAAVSEKPSDAFPNASKWYDCVASHLAKSFPGKAVGVSIGGSAAQPEAPATAAADEDDDDMDLFGDETEEEKKAAEEREAAKKDTKKPKESGKSSVLMEVKPWDDETDMKKLEACVRSVEMPGLLWGASKLVPVGYGIKKLTIMLTIVDDLVSPDNLIEDYLTCEPNNEYIQSVDIVAFNKI; encoded by the exons ATGGCGGTTACCTTCTCAGATCTACACACAGAGCAGGGTGTCAAATCCGTGGAGGATCACCTCACCGGAAAAACATACATCTCCGG AGATCAATTGTCTGTGGATGATGTGAAGGTCTACGCTGCCGTTTCGGAGAAACCCAGCGATGCTTTCCCGAATGCTAGCAAGTGGTACGATTGCGTCGCTTCACACCTTGCTAAAAG CTTCCCTGGAAAAGCTGTTGGAGTGTCAATCGGTGGCTCTGCTGCTCAACCTGAG GCACCAGCAACTGCTGCagctgatgaagatgatgatgacatGGATCTGTTTGGTGACGAGACTGAGGAGGAAAAGAAAGCTGCTGAGGAGAGGGAGGCTGCTAAGAAGGACACCAAGAAGCCCAAAGAGA GTGGAAAGTCATCTGTGCTCATGGAAGTTAAACCATGGGATGACGAGACTGACATGAAGAAACTGGAGGCGTGTGTTCGCTCTGTTGAGATGCCTGGTCTTCTATGGGGAGCTT CAAAACTGGTACCAGTTGGTTACGGTATCAAGAAGCTCACGATCATGCTCACAATTGTTGATGACCTCGTCTCCCCAGACAACCTCATTGAGGACTATCTCACCTGTGAACCTAACAACGAGTACATCCAGAGTGTTGACATCGTCGCATTCAACAAGATTTAA